gttttgttctgcttcaccgttcagagagcggcggctcagatggtcggatctggaatttgtcccctcatgatgtcataaagggaaaggtaacctcccgtttctcatgctttccccgcccctcccctaaaatattattttcaccgaccgtcatggcttccaaacgtgagaactattgcagttgctcggtgattggatgtaaaaatgagcacgaatgtattttttagctCCAGAGggttcgttttattttttctggaaaaacacagacacgacttccttttggggcagcggtgtcctagcggttaaggaagcgtccccgtaatcagaaggttgctggttagaatcccgatccgccatggaaccaccgaggtccccttgatgaaggtcccgtccccacacactgctccccgggcgcctgtcatggttcccactgtcaccaagggtgatggttaaatacagaggacacatttcaccgtgtcaccgtgtgctgcgctgcagtgtctcacaatgacttGACTTTCGCTtcaattctgcaccaagacggaatttcagaaagacttcagatacagaattaggggacacAAAGACCcaaataaaagcaacaaaaaaaacccccacatAGCGCAGTTCATATTTCACTGTAGATTTTAATACACATAGCATACTTAATACTGACTTTACAGCAAATCACAAATCAATCAGTCGACCAGTTCAGTAAGAGAAGAGAAACTGTGATACTGGTTCACATACTGTTGGGGCACCAGaatatagacatttacatttacaccccttatccagagcgcctacagggacagtcccccgctggagacactcagggttaactgtcctgctcagggacatgatggtagtaagtggggttcgaacctggttcataggcgagtgtgttactcactattTGTTAGATTAGGGTGactaacgtgtgtgtgtgtgtgtgtgtgtgtgtgtgtgtgtttcttagGTCAGAAAACAAGGTAACTGTGAACTTCATTAACCGTGACGGAGAGAGGATCACGGTGCAAGGTTCCCCTGGTGAAAGTTTGCTGGATGTGGTTGTGAACCAGGACCTTGACTTTGATGGCTTTGGTGAGAGATTTTTCCAATTTTtccataaatgtacatgcatCTTACACAAGAGCTTTAAAGTTCTCCTATAAagaattatacttttttttagtttatatCGGTCTGTggtcaacaacatttatttcttatttagcctaaatcacatacaatatgtctcaatgggctttgacagacctgACAGTTAACACCCCCCACACATGACCTGCTGGGATCTGGGACCTTCTGTACAAAGCTCGAATTTCGTACCTCCATGTTGCTTCTGTGTTAATTTTCTacttctagttagaactctggctgcagcattctgtactagttggagtttactcatgtacctactagaacatccagacagtaatgagCTGCAGTAATCGAACCTTGATGTGATGAacgcatggaccaacttttctgcatcatgcattgagatcatgATTCTTATCtctgcaatatttctaaggtgaaagaatgctctcctcgtgatattatctacatgccaATCGAACGAGACCTGCATCCATGAGGAcgcctagatcctttacttcagtacttggtgagatagaaaggccatccagggttatgatgaaGTTAGACAGTTTAGgtttggtcccctaattctgtatctgaagtctcccggtgcagaattacagccactttgatccggtcccacagtgagatttcccaggacgtgccgttgcaccgtctgtagctttaaatgctaatgaggaggagagaggcgggacgataatgttttaggggcggggtgggaaattctgtGGGTGGAAAAAGGGAAGTAACCTTTCAATGGGCAGAGGTTTGTAGAAACTGAAATTGagttgaatatatttgaatctgaatgTATTACAATGCATCTGAATTCCAGAGAATTCAATGACAACTTTTTGCAATGCACAATTCGAGTCCGACTCGTAACATCACTCTTTTTCACGTTTATGACCGCTTTACACCAGGCTGTCTGTTGACGTGACCAACAGACAGTTACTACAGAACACTGGAGAATTTGTCTCATATTTAGGACTTTTGTCCCAATTAATTTTATGACAAAAGTTGTAAATATTTTGTTGAGGTTGTCACTGTGCTTTTTCGCTCCTGTCAAGACAGCCTTTTTTCTGGATACAAGAATACGAATTTATAAGAACTTATATTTTATCTCGGCCTgaatgtctgagcgacacctccaattGAACCTATCCAGATTCTGATCTGAACTTTCAATTCAAACTGGctcactactgttaacacccacggcgtctgcaaaaagccctggagtttggattgacaacgaactgagtctgaaccatcatcACGTTCTCtagatctccagatcctgcaggttcactctctacaacattcgcaagattcggcctttcttccacaacaggctacgcagctcctggtccaggcaacggtcatctctaaactggactattgtaactctctcctggctggagcctctgcagtcaccataaaacccctccagatggtccaaaatatggcagcccgtctcatcttcaaccagccgaaacacccccacgtcccgcctcttctcacctctctccaccggctcctggtagctgctcgcatcgagtttaaatccttgatgctgcctacagggctgtaaacacaccaacacactactagatacactcctgcacgccctctcagatcagcacacgaaaccagactaaaaattccctcttcacggggtgtCCGATCCCagtcaactctgttctcctttgttgtccctggctggtgggacaacttgtcctgctccattcgactagccgagactaccaccacctttaagaagcagctgaaaacccacttgttcaaaaagtatttcagacgagtctaacacacacacaaaataaaaataagaaaattcaTCTAGaacttaacaattcccagcatgttctattcctgacaagttattCCTTAGcaggactcttagttttgtaactcaaaatctatagaaaccgaacgagaattgctggtgtcctcttgtaagtcgctttggataaaagcgtctgccaagtaaagtaaagttataTCGCGTGTTTTCGCGTCTGTATGTGCAGGGCgaccagattaaaatgtgacccAACATGGGCGTGTCCCGATAGACCATGACCGGCGTGCCCACATTGATTCCTTTTCGGCGAGTCTGTGGCGCAGCATCCcaagtgctgctgcattctagTTTGTGTCTCGAATCCCGACTGGTATCTTGTTTACGTATTTTTTTTACGTATCTCACGTACCCACATTTAGCCCCCAGTCAGGAAAGggcattagtaaaaaaaatggacacacGTAGACCTGCAGAGCTGTCGCAAACGTAGAAATGAGCGCTGTTGCTTTTCTCAGGGCCCCGGATTGAATTTGAATCGTATGGAAAAGCATCACACGcctggctgtccactgctctgCCATCACAGGACATTACACCACAGAGACCCACTCTCGCTTCATGCATTGTGGGTCCCTGAGTGTAATTCTGTGTAGCTGGATGATTCTCtatgtgatgcatgggacaagTTACTTtgtccccataactagtggtcagaactatggaCAAGTGTGATGTGCAGGTTGTACTTGTCGTGCTTTAGTACAGGGTACTTATGTTCTGACAAAAGCTACACAAGCAACTtgagaaaactagtctcacttgttaaaaccaacgTCCACTATAAAATACTGTGAACTCGACAAGGATTCAGACAAAacctattgcaccaaatattaatgtataatgggtgtcaaaactgcaACACTTCAAAATAAATTGTTTATGCAacaccaatatatgcaactaaaatggtGTGATGCAGGGGACGACAacgtcactggtctaaaagccaCACGAGTGCTGTTAACATATGAtggccagtactaagagttaaaatgtggtgcaatgtatggatattttaattaagcactATTGCACTatatgcactattcaatataacatatatattctAAACCTTGAATTCCtttgaaataagtaaaaaatgtaacttCGCGAGAGGTAATCGTGTTTGAAATGTctgcattgaaattaaatgatgttccacattatctgaagTCTCATCTAAAAGTTTAGGACAAGTGCAGATATTACAGatgtaattttttcattttcgccCAGGTTATTTGAGGACTCATGTGTAGTTGGTCTCtatgtgtaattttgtgtaggtgcgtgtgagGGGACGCTCGCCTGCTCCACCTGTCACCTCGTCTTTGAGGAGGAGGTCTACCACAACTTGGGCCCAGTGACTGATGAGGAGCTGGACATGCTGGACCTCTCCTACGGTCTCACCGACACGTGAGTGACGCCTGCTATACAGGATGGTCACATGACCGGAGTCCCACATCGCAGTGGAGGGTGGGACTGATCCGATCATGAACAGATTAGTAGAACAGAGGGATTAGATCCTAAAGCCAGTTGTTTGTTGTGATGCTTCTCTAGGACATTCGCTGCTTTCTTTTGGTCCAAATCTTCTCAGAATGCCGTTCATGTTGTATAATAAGATCTGCACCATCTGCTAATGTGTGAATTTGGATTGTAACCTCCTCACCTAACAGTGTGAAAGAGAGTGAGaagaaagtaaatgtaaaaaacataaaggttttattttcaatattttcttGTGAGAAATGAACATGGCTTCGATGCTGATCTCTGAGACCACACGTTCAGAATTGCTTAAAGATCTGTTCTGACGTGCCACAGATGAACATGCTGCTCCGGTTGGGATCTGACTGAACAATCTGTTCCAGGAAACACGTTTTTATATCAGATCTGCCAAGAAACATCCTGCTAGAACGATACCAAtgtctactgtgtgtgtgtgtggagcctTTTAACCCATAAAATCATAGAGGAATTTATTCTTCGACTCAAAGTGCTTCTGTTTTTTAGAGTTTGGCGTCTTGTCTGATCTATTCTATGGATTTAAAGTCTGGACgtactgtatttatttaggTCCACTGTACATATCTACAAACATATattgtatgtgtgcatgcataaaggattttttttatttatctaagTTTACATAGTCATATATATGCTTTTATATACTCAAATGCTcaagaaataaagagaacacttaaacaacacgaTTTAACTCCACTGTCAGTCACAtttttgtgaaatcaaacttaggaagcaacactgattgacaatcaatttctcatggaatagacaacaagaggaaattataggcaattagctggacgtccccaataaaggcgcggtcctgcaggtggggacctgtgctttctggctgatgttttggtcatttttgaatgctggtggtgcttccACTCTACTGGTAGCCTGAGACGGAGTCTAGAACACACGCAAGTGGCGCAGGTGGTGCAGCTCATCCatgatggcacatcaatgcgggctgtggcaagaaggtgtgtctgtcagcgtagtgtccagagcatggaggcgctaccagaacatcaggagaccttacctgctaggcaaccactgccccaggttcACTGgatgctgtgcttgctgtctcAGTGACAAGAACCATCAGTTTCATAAATAACGTAATGCCACTAATATTTCTGACCTCCACACCCATGATGTTTTTTGCCCACAGGTCTCGCTTGGGGTGCCAGATCTGCTTGTCCAAGTCCTTGGACGGGATGACGGTGCGTGTCCCTGAGAGCGTGATGGACATCAGACAGTCTGGAGGTTCTGTGTAGACCCTTGTCCATCCTTTCACGACCTCTGCAGTTGACCAGACTGTGTAGATGAGGAAACTGCAGAGGATCTAGCCCTCGTATCCAGGCTCCTAATTACAATTAACAGACTTTATAggataaaatgttttaatggagactaaaaatgtacaatgattACTATTTATGTCCCAGCTGGccttttatttgaaattgtttAGGACAGTCGTCCAGTTCTCTCCACATGATTACTTGTTTGATGGGACAATATACATAATTCACTGATCCATCTATTTTTCTATAACTTAACAAAATAAATCGATCTTGTGTTTCGTTTTCAGTTCCTTCTtaagataaatctttattgtcattggcACTGTTCACGGAACAATGGAATTTAAGGTGCCGTTTATTATCTgggtttgtgtttttgaaatGCATGATGTTATGGGAACTTCAGAACATCAGCTTCAGATCTTCCTGACCACAGAAGAGATTCTGCGTCTCCAGGATGATCGTCTTGATTGTCTGTGTGCTCCAGGCAGATGTGTCCCCTGGCAGGTCCTACAGTGACATTTGTGCAGAGTGTCGTAGGCTCGGTGGTGGTGAAGCTCTGATGTCACATGGTTAAAATGAAAGCTTGTGGGTGTTGGTGACCACTGCTGTTCATCTCCAGGAAAGGTCACCTTTGAAGACCTGGGCTTTTCTCACCAGGAGCCGGTAGATCTGCGTTCCACCCCCAGTCTCACCATCCACAGTTAGTGTACAACCGCAGTAAAGCTGCTCCTGAGCCACacccatcagcagcagcacttGGTCATGTGACGCGGTAACCCGTGTAATACGGTAGGACGATATTtcagcaggtcagaggtcagcgtCCCGTTCTGCATGAGGAATAAAACCAGCAGAAGAATGTTGGGTGGCTGCTGCCACAGGAACGTGGTCTGTTGCAGCAGAACAATTTTCTTACAAGATATCTAGTCAACAACAGACCCCTGAGGCAGTTCCACATTTACAGTAGAATATTCCAACAGAACGTTCTAGTTCTGCAGTCTCGATCCCCGTCTGCCACACAGCAGTTCCAGACCTTTCTAGGTCAGAGGGTTTTATTATGTGGCTTAGGTGGGATTTCAGGGTTTTTATAGGTTTGTACAATGTTCTAAAAGCGTCAGTGTTGATGTAGTAACATGGATATGTTCTTCCAAAGAGAACAAGCAACACTTTCTGTTTCACTCATTTATGACAATTCCAATCGTCACAGGTCATTTTCATATGCGGCGTACAGGTACAAATACAGATACAGAGCAGACGAACTCGTCCAATAAAAATCTTCAGCATTCTTCCTGAACGcgagaaatataaatatatagatttatatatactgtacaatACGCCACATCTATAAGCCTTATAAACACGCGTACCTACGCATACTCCACTCCTCACATTCGTTCTTGCAGAACATCCTCGGACACACCGAATATTATTTATTCTACCACGAGAGAGTAGTAAGCTGTGCAATATGGCGCTTCATCCACACCCTTCATAATAACCGAACAACAATCGTTTCCAACATGGTCAGTAATGCTCGACTAATTCTGGCGAGGTGTTATAATAAAGAATACACGAAGCTGATGAGAAATAAAATCCTCCTTATTACTATTCCAAGTTCACTATGTGCAGAACTAATATCAGAAGAAGAATTATTTTAAACGTCCACACGTTTGGAGGGAGAAAATAAAGGGTTCGAATGGAAGAGGCCGCCATGATGCTGTGGATCTTGAAGAACGTTCCTTCAAACGTAAGACTCCTCTGCGAACAGCATCTGGTCCAAGTTGTCCAGCCTGGGATCActgcacctcctcctccactctcGTTTCCCTCGAACGAGGGCGAGCGCCACTTCCTGACTCCGCGTGAAGGAGCTACTGGGGTCGTGGAGGCAGTTCGAGGAGAAATAGTCCCTTACGACCTTCGTGGTGGAAGGTGACAGACAAATCCTGGCCTTGGGGGCCTggggacatggatccacatctGAGACCTTGAGTCCACGGCCGTGTCTCTCCTGCTGCCGCAGGGCCCTCTGGTGAAGTCGCTCCAGATCCAGCGTTCTCTCCGGGTCCAGGCCGGCCCCGCCCGGTTCTGATGCCCGGCGCGGGGCTGCCGGATCCTTCTCCTTGCCGGGAATCAGGGAATGGGATTTCTGGCCGTAAAACATGGAAGGAGGCAGCTTCACTGTCTTCTGCAAGACCTTCCTCTCCTGCTCAGCCTGCTGGCATGAAGGAGGGCTGCTGGACATCTGCCTGGGACCTGGATCAGACACCAGATAGGTAGATTGTCTCTGGAGTGGACAGGAGTCCACGTCCTCTCCGTCCAGGCCGAGCTTGTCCTGCTGGTGCAGTGAGAGTCTGCGGTCACGTTTCAGCCAGGTGTTTGGGTGCAGCCCATGGCTGTTTCTGATGTGGCTCCAATTGAAGGTCTCCTTTGCAGAGGAGCCTCTCGGTGAAGAAGCTGAGAGCCCTGGGGAGCAGACAGATGCCTGTGTGGGAGAGCGTGGTGAAAGGGGTCCCGGTGAACATGGGGAGATGTTCCCAGAGGCTTTTAGGTTTCCCTcaaagacaggacaggaagtggagaaaTCAGTGGAATGTTGAGAAAAGGCACTGTCCAGTGAGCTCACAGACGAGCGTGTTGGGGAAGCCGATTGGGAGCACAGGCTGGAGAAACTGGTGTTCAGGTCCAACGGTGGTGGCTTCCTCGTCTGCATCTTCTTCTTCCATGAGCTTCCTGGAGCACCTGCTGCTCTGCTCTTCTCAGTTGGGTTGGCTGGTACTTCAAGCTGTAGGACACCGAGTTCCTTGGCAAAGACGTTGTCAAAGTCACTGCCGACCAGAAGGTCTGTTGATCCATCATAGCTGCCTTTTCTGTCTTCGTGTCGCTCCAGGCGCTTGGCAGGGGAAGACGTGGAGATCCTGACGGATGGTTCAGAAGAGCGGCGCCACCGACGGCTGCCCTGAAGGTAGGTGGCCGTCGCCTCAACAGGGGCGGGGCCAAGCGCGGGCGAGGCCTTTGCAGGACGTGCCAGAGCCGGGGCGGGACCTGCGTCGGGCTGGTCCAGGTCACAGTCGCTCAGGGTGATGACGGAGTCGCGACTTTGAGAGTCCGGCTTTCCTCTGGGCCGCTGGAAGGCCTGGAAGGGAGAACCGGACTCATCGTTGTCCAGCTCGTTTTCCAGGCTGTCGTAAGAGGAGTCG
This genomic stretch from Denticeps clupeoides chromosome 5, fDenClu1.1, whole genome shotgun sequence harbors:
- the LOC114790611 gene encoding adrenodoxin-like, whose product is MSLVFAAGRLLSGASRVAWRKTSLCGDPRRTSARQICSRLVTGALWSENKVTVNFINRDGERITVQGSPGESLLDVVVNQDLDFDGFGACEGTLACSTCHLVFEEEVYHNLGPVTDEELDMLDLSYGLTDTSRLGCQICLSKSLDGMTVRVPESVMDIRQSGGSV